Part of the Pseudomonas sp. M30-35 genome is shown below.
TTTGGCAAAGGCCAGCTCGAACTCTTTCGGCTTCTCTAAGAACCTATGAGCGATCTTTTCGTAAATAGGGTCAAAGCGTAAAGCAAGATCTGTGGTGAACATAATAGGTGGATGGCGCTTATCTTTGATGTGGGCATCAGGCACCAGCGAGGCGGCCGATGGGTCGGAGGGTGTCCACTGGATTGCACCTGCGGGACTCTTGGACTGAACCCAGGTCCAGCCGAAAAGGTTGACCAAATATTGGTTAGTGAATGTTGTCGGGTTTGAAGTCCATGCGCCTTCTAAGCCGCTGGTGATGGTGTCTTCAGCGTTACCTTTGCCACAGCTGTTTTTCCAACCCAAACCTTGTTGTTCGGTTGGCGCGCTGGTCGGGTCTGCACCTAGGCAGTCCTTGGGCTTGTGTGCTCCGTGAGCTTTACCGAAGGTGTGGCCGCCAGCAATCAGGGCAACGGTTTCTTCATCGTTCATGCCCATACGGCCAAAGGTGTCGCGAATATCACGGGCTGCGGCGAGCGGGTCGGGTTTACCGTTTGGGCCTTCTGGGTTTACGTAGATTAGGCCCATTTGTGTGGCCGCGAGTGGTTTTTCCAATTTGCGGTCGTCGTGGTAGCGCTTATCACCGAGCCACGTGTTTTCTGGCCCCCAATAAACCAAATCGGGCTCCCAGTCATCTGCACGACCGCCGCCGAAACCGTAGGTTTTCATACCCATCGACTCCATGGCTACTGTACCTGTCAGTACGATCAGATCCCCCCAAGAAATTTTGGCTCCGTACTTTTCCTTAATCGGCCACAACAGACGGCGTGCCTTGTCGAGACTAACGTTGTCCGGCCAGTTGTTTAACGGGTCAAAACGCTGCTGTGCGCCATCAGACCCGCCGCGTCCATCTAGCGCGCGATATGTACCAGCATTATGCCAGGCCATGCGGATAAAGAATGGGCCATAGTTGCCATAGTCAGCCGGCCACCAATCTTGTGACTGGGTCAGAGTTGCTGCGATATCTTTTTTTACTGTCTCTAGGTCAAGGCTGTTGAACGCCTTGGCATAGTTGAAGTCTGCACCTGCTGGATTGGAAGAGGCGTTGTGCGCCCGCAATAAGGACAGATCAAGACGGTTGGGCCACCAGTCAGTGTTGGACTTTTGTTCGTGCCTGCTCGCCAGGGAGGCGGCGCCAGTGTTATCAGCGTGTACGACCGGAGAAAAACTAACTATGAGTGCGATCGCCAAGGGCAGTTTTTTTATGCGCATGGGGTGCTTCCTTACAAAGAGAAGTAGACGAGTTAGGCGACATCAAAACTTAAGCCTATCTAGAACTTTAAGTGCCCCCAAGTTTCCAGACAATTCAGGTTGTCAATGGCAGCGATTGAACATTTAATTTGGCGCTCGCCCTGATGGTCTCAGCGCCTGATATAACCCCCGTGCGTCTTAGGCATGGCATGTCAAGGGTGCCACATTGATGGCTTGATCTAATGCCTTCAAATTTGCCAAGGCTTGGTTCCTGCAGGGGCCGTGCGCTTTAGGGTGGCGGCTAGCAGTTCAAACTCCTGTGCTCGCGGATGTGAGTTGCGCCAGACCAGTCCAATGCGGCGCTGCTCATCACCACGAAGAGGCTTTATGCTTAAATGATTGGTGTCAGCAAGATTGGCCGCCAATGCTGGCAGTAGGGTACAACCGCGTCCGGCAGCAACTAAATGTTGCAGCGTTTCGAGGCTGGTGGCGCGGCAGTCTGTAGAGTTGTCACTTTGAGCATCATTTTGGCCGCAAACGGCTAATGCTTGGCCGCGCAGACAGTGACCGTCAGTAAGTAACAGTAACTCAAGCTCACTTAATGCCTCAACTGCTACATCATTATGGCTGGCCAAGGCGTGCTCCTTCGGCAGCGCTACCCAGAACGGTTCATCAAACAACACACGCAGATCGTAAGCTTGCGGATCAAGCTGATGCGGTAAGCCTTGGACGACGGCTTCACAGCGCATGCAGCCTATAGACCCTGACATCGTTTGTTTCAGGGGACGTGGCAGTGCCAATAGAGCTGTGTCAATGGACTGATCGTTCAGGTGTTCGCATAAATCGGCAGTTAACCTTTCCTGTATCACTAACTGCAGTTTCGGATGAGCAGACTCAATTGAGCGCAGTAAATGCGGCAGATAATAAGGGGCCAGCGTCGGGATCACACCCAATGTAATCACACCTTCTAATGGATTGCGGTGCGCCCGCGTTAGCCCAAGAATGATGTCTGCTTGCGTTACTATACGTCGTGCGCGTTCGACGATTTTCTCGCCGGTGGGGGTCAGCGAGAATTGTTTGCTATGACGGTCTACCAACACTTGCCCTAGATAGTCTTCCAATTTACGCAACTGAGTCGACATCGTAGATTGAGTGACGTAGCAGGCTTCAGCAGCGCGTCCGAAGTGACGATGATCTGCCAGTGCGACGAGATAGCGTAGTTCGCGTAAAGTCATGAGTAGCTCTTTAGAGAGGAGTGAGTCTGTTGAGCA
Proteins encoded:
- the katG gene encoding catalase/peroxidase HPI, with protein sequence MRIKKLPLAIALIVSFSPVVHADNTGAASLASRHEQKSNTDWWPNRLDLSLLRAHNASSNPAGADFNYAKAFNSLDLETVKKDIAATLTQSQDWWPADYGNYGPFFIRMAWHNAGTYRALDGRGGSDGAQQRFDPLNNWPDNVSLDKARRLLWPIKEKYGAKISWGDLIVLTGTVAMESMGMKTYGFGGGRADDWEPDLVYWGPENTWLGDKRYHDDRKLEKPLAATQMGLIYVNPEGPNGKPDPLAAARDIRDTFGRMGMNDEETVALIAGGHTFGKAHGAHKPKDCLGADPTSAPTEQQGLGWKNSCGKGNAEDTITSGLEGAWTSNPTTFTNQYLVNLFGWTWVQSKSPAGAIQWTPSDPSAASLVPDAHIKDKRHPPIMFTTDLALRFDPIYEKIAHRFLEKPKEFELAFAKAWFKLTHRDLGPRTRYLGADVPKEDLIWQDPIPKLDHKLINTQELETLKAKVLDSGLSTGELVRTAWASASSFRGSDMRGGANGARIRLAPEKDWSANNPVELATVITTLEAVQKDFNASLKGGKQVSLADIIVIAGSAAIESAAKKGGYSIDVPVTLGRMDTTQDKTDVNSFTALEPKADGFRNYYRKDARLSPTEMLVDKANLLTLTVPEMTVLVGGMRVLGANADGSKNGVLTAHPGTLSNDFFVNLIDMSTVWSKTSKDGIYQGADRKTGKVEWTATPVDLVFGSNSELRAVSEFYAANDAKEKFVKDFAKAWTKVMNLDRFDVKSN
- a CDS encoding LysR substrate-binding domain-containing protein; translation: MRFISNSSSELMLSLGVKPMIRLFHNQSKVCFAEVRLPLLNHGIERVCLSTTKPQASMTTAWCSTDSLLSKELLMTLRELRYLVALADHRHFGRAAEACYVTQSTMSTQLRKLEDYLGQVLVDRHSKQFSLTPTGEKIVERARRIVTQADIILGLTRAHRNPLEGVITLGVIPTLAPYYLPHLLRSIESAHPKLQLVIQERLTADLCEHLNDQSIDTALLALPRPLKQTMSGSIGCMRCEAVVQGLPHQLDPQAYDLRVLFDEPFWVALPKEHALASHNDVAVEALSELELLLLTDGHCLRGQALAVCGQNDAQSDNSTDCRATSLETLQHLVAAGRGCTLLPALAANLADTNHLSIKPLRGDEQRRIGLVWRNSHPRAQEFELLAATLKRTAPAGTKPWQI